In Gossypium hirsutum isolate 1008001.06 chromosome D01, Gossypium_hirsutum_v2.1, whole genome shotgun sequence, the genomic window CGTTCTTGATATTTTTGGGGCTTTAGGCAAAACAATAAAATGGGAATTTAGGTTCCTTAAAAGTTGGAGAAAAATTTTCTTAGACCTAGGGGCGAAGTCAAAACAAATTTTTAGGGGGCGGATGAAATGTTAATTTTTtctagtctatatctttataatttgtaaaggattaaataattttttttataattttaagggggcaaagtataattttacctttaataatttaaatttttttaaaaaaatttaggggcctatatagaatttttatattttagggggGTCGGGGCCTCTGTCAGCCCCTTAGGCCTTCGCCTCTGCTTAGACCCTGTAAaagttggaaaaaaaattaaggttatGATCAAATCAGTTTTAGAGCTAAATCTAAGCCTTAATTTTTTTCTCGTTTGCTCGTAAAGATTCATAGAttctataataaaattgaatttttaattaatataacgaaaaggaaagaggaaaaataaaaataagtataatatGTAAACgattaaatatgcatataaaaattaaaatttagtaaaagaattacttttaaaaaaaaacttttgatgtAAGAGAAAATTAAGTACGAGGAAAGAGCCAATAGCtgcttattcttcttcttttctttatgtttattaATAGATTAATACCcaaaactaatataaaataaggTTACTTTTGTCttgatatttttgtaattttccaatCTATATGGTAAAataactttttcatattttatcacAAGGAAATTTGACATACCAAATATTTGAATCAATTTCCAACCGATTAAAATCTTCAAAAATTTATTACTTCTCATCATACCGAATATTACCTAAGTCTCGAATTGAGCATTGGGTAAGAGAAATTGAAGCAAagatttattttccttttttttttttgaactttaatCTCTTTATAAATTCttatcatatctgctctttttgatataatacttAGAACTATTCATAGTCCCTTCTCAACTCTTATATAAGAGGATAATATACTTCCGCACACTTGAACCCACGTTGTTTtcccttttctaaaaaaaattaaaaaatatttgggAGAAAATATATTATTCTAACTCTTAACTTTATCATAAAGATGTTAGTAACATATATTTCTCGTTGCACCAAACACATACCACTTTAGAAGCTCGACTCTAGTGCCCCTTGTATTGTTGTTTGGAGATTTTAACTTCAACAGAAAGGAACTGCTACGACTTAACTATTATGGGTAAAAACATTTCTTTGGTCCTTCTCAATTTCAATATTGAGAAAAttgatctttttaaaaaaatcgaagCAATTTAATTTCTGATAATTTCGAAAGTAAACATGTAAGGgcaattaattatgaaaattaacatttttcattaattgtacataattttaattgatataacaaCAAGCTAAGCCATCGATATTTATACATTCTGTCAATTTGATCTTGATCttgaaaaaaagtataaaattttaaaaattcaaaaagagctaaataattatatatatatgaaaaatatttagtGACGGAATTTAAAAATTCCATCAGCAGAGTTAGGTTGATGACAAATGTATATAGGGTatgataatgtttttttttaaatatatataaaaaagaaattggATACGTgactaatttactaatttacaaCTTTACTTGTGGAATTAAAAAAGTGCATTGTCAATATACTAAATACTCACCCGTATATATATAATGtacaattaatatttcaaagttaATAAGGATTTAATTTCTTCGAATTTTTTAAGAATGACCAATTTGTTAAATAGCAAAATTGAAAAGGATCAGAACGATCTTTTTACCAATTATTATGGTATGTAAATACCATGGGCTAAGGATTAGGAGAGCCCACCACCATCTCACCAACCATTGGTTGACTCCTGCCTCCcattttcttccaatttctcaCCTCACCAACCACTCCAATCAATACTTGCATAACATTATCCACCAGAACCCCACTCCTTATCTTTCTGACGTGTCCTATTACCATTGGCCCTTCTACCATCCATCTCAAATGTGCATGTTACTGTATCATCTCACGTcacaaaactttgaaaaatcaacTCACCAACTCCCTCATATATAATGACCTCCTCCCGACCATTGTTCGATCCaagttaaatacaaaaattaaaaaatgagtcCTTTTATACTTGCCATCTCAACCATCGCCATCATCTTAGCGTACAAGCTGTACCAACGGCTAAGGTTCAAGCTCCCACCAGGTCCACGACGGTGGCCGGTGGTTGGGAACCTTTACGACATAAAACCGGTTAGGTTCCGGTGCTATGCAGAATGGGCAAGGGCCTATGGTCCGATAATTTCAGTATGGTTTGGTTCAACATTGAACGTGATCGTGTCGAATACGGAGCTGGCAAGGGAAGTTTTAAAAGAGTGTGATCAACAGCTAGCTGATAGGCACAGGACTAGATCAGCAGCAAAGTTTAGCAGAGATGGAAAAGACCTTATTTGGGCTGATTACGGACCTCATTATGTTAAGGTAAGGAAAGTTTGTACGCTGGAGCTTTTCTCTCCTAAGCGGCTTGAAGCTTTGAGACCTATTAGAGAAGATGAGGTTACTGCTATGGTTGAATCCATCTTCCTGCACTGCTCCAATCCTGGTATCCTCTTCTTCTTATAACCTCCATTTGTTTTTCTGAAttacaatataacaataataatgttGAGAGTATAATGTATTTCTAAGAATCACCCATTTTACTTAGTTTTATGTATGAAGTTATGCCTTCTAAAAGCTAAAATGAGATCAATAGCTAACTCTTGTATTAACAGAATATATAATCAATATTAATCTCCTGCTATGCAGAAAACCAGGGAAGGAGTTTGGTGGTAAGGAAATACTTGGGAGCAGTAGCATTCAACAACATAACGAGACTAGCATTTGGGAAGCGTTTTGTGAACCATGAGGACATAATGGATGAGCAAGGCCACGAATTCAAAGCCATTGTGGCTAATGGACTTAAGCTAGGTGCATCTCTAGCCATGGCTGAACACATTCCATGGCTACGTTGGATGTTTCCATTGGAAGAAGAAGCATTCGCCAAGCACGGGGCACGGAGAGATCGTCTCACCAGAGCTATAATGGAGGAACACACCGTTGCTCGCCAAAAAAGCGGCAATACCAAGCAGCATTTCGTTGATGCCTTGCTTACATTGCAAGACAAGTATGACCTTAGTGAAGATACAATTATTGGACTACTTTGGGTAAGCATGTTGAAGCGGAAGCTAAGGTAAGCCTAATTATATGTTGTTACActaatgatttgaattgaatcgaatCTGCAGGACATGATCACAGCAGGCATGGACACAACAGCAATCTCAGTAGAATGGGCAATGGCTGAACTAATTAGAAACCCAAGAGTACAACAAAAGGCACAAGAGGAGCTAGATCGTGTTATAGGATCCGAAAGGGTGATGTCCGAAACTGATTTCTCGAATCTCCCTTACCTTCTAAGTGTAGCCAAGGAAGCACTAAGGTTACATCCCCCAACACCATTAATGCTACCCCACCGTGCGAATGCTAACGTCAAAATCGGTGGCTACGACATCCCGAAGGGATCAAACGTGCATGTTAACGTATGGACGATAGCCTATGATCCGGTTGTGTGGAAAGACCCTGAATCGTTCCGACCAGAACGATTCCTTGAAGAGGACGTGGATATGAAAGGCCATGATTTTCGTTTACTTCCGTTCGGTGCGGGGAGAAGGGTTTGCCCCGGTGCACAACTTGGGATCAATCTAGTAACATCCATGTTGGGTCATTTATTACACCATTTTTGTTGGACACCACCTGAGGCAATGAAGGTTGAGGAAATTGACATGCTTGAAAATCCTGGTTTGGTTGCTTACATGAGGACTCCATTGCAGGCAATGGCAACTCCTAGGTTGCCTTATCATCTTTACAAACGCATTGCTGTTGATATGTAATAAGTTTTATCTGTTTTATTATGTCTTTAAGTGATAAATCTTATCTGTGATTGGTCGGAAGAAGAAAAGACCAGATAAAAAATCTCATTActatataaactttaatttcattgaCAAATTTATAT contains:
- the LOC107920919 gene encoding cytochrome P450 98A2 is translated as MSPFILAISTIAIILAYKLYQRLRFKLPPGPRRWPVVGNLYDIKPVRFRCYAEWARAYGPIISVWFGSTLNVIVSNTELAREVLKECDQQLADRHRTRSAAKFSRDGKDLIWADYGPHYVKVRKVCTLELFSPKRLEALRPIREDEVTAMVESIFLHCSNPENQGRSLVVRKYLGAVAFNNITRLAFGKRFVNHEDIMDEQGHEFKAIVANGLKLGASLAMAEHIPWLRWMFPLEEEAFAKHGARRDRLTRAIMEEHTVARQKSGNTKQHFVDALLTLQDKYDLSEDTIIGLLWDMITAGMDTTAISVEWAMAELIRNPRVQQKAQEELDRVIGSERVMSETDFSNLPYLLSVAKEALRLHPPTPLMLPHRANANVKIGGYDIPKGSNVHVNVWTIAYDPVVWKDPESFRPERFLEEDVDMKGHDFRLLPFGAGRRVCPGAQLGINLVTSMLGHLLHHFCWTPPEAMKVEEIDMLENPGLVAYMRTPLQAMATPRLPYHLYKRIAVDM